The Vigna angularis cultivar LongXiaoDou No.4 chromosome 6, ASM1680809v1, whole genome shotgun sequence genome contains the following window.
TAAACACCGTTAGCGAAAcagactaaattgaacacatTTTACAAAAAAAGGACACTActttgaacataaaaaaaaaaaaaacttaaggaccattttgaacaaAAGTGATGAATATAGGAaccaaaatagatattaagTCTTATATTAActagtaaataataaatttacacaaaaaaaacatttatacacatacaaattttttaagaaatgaaacaaaattataaaacataaatcttttattttccttAACTCCCCGTGATGAAACTATTCTCAtgtaatatcttttattttatgtgtaacacatcatcatcatattaTAAAACATCATAATTATACAATTAAGATAGACTAGAGTTCTTTCTTTAagtttacaaataaatatatatatatatatatatatatatatatatatatatatattttaaatttatatacattatCTCGTTCATTTACTCTAATGGAtctaatttcaaattcatttaacatcaataaaaaaaatcaagtctcTTATCTCTCATATCAATTGACTATTTCTCATGTGACAAATTATTGACATCATATATTACAAAGACATAACTCTACTTCTAGAAGACTCATGTCTTAAAATATCATAGATCTACGTTCATCATATTATCTTAATTAAGTTGTTACTACAATTAGGGATGAGCATAAATCAAGTTGGATTGAATTCAAATCCAACCTGACCAATCCAATATAActcaaatttaacattttaaaatttatattcgaCCATTTGATTTATCGGGCTAATTGGATTTGGTTGTTTGTATTTCAGCTGGGTTTTTCAGATTATggatatatattaaattaaatatttttaatgaaaaaattatttttgtttggaaTGAATGACATAAATACAGTGAatctttaactaaaaaaatgaaatgtataattttaataacgattattataatagattatgattttacatataaattttaacagtacagtatcatattaaaaaaatattaaaatatatttacaaatttatgaattttaaaatataaattcgaGTTTAGTCAAATATCCATAAGATTTCAATGTGCTATTCGAACCTAACCacaattattcattttaatgaattttatttattaacattacCCGCTTACCTAATCCAACTCGAAGATATGCTCAATTTACTTCAAATTTCTTTGGGTTCAGTTGGATACGGTTTATTTGCTCAACCctaactacaatataaactataTTAATAAGAACATGTTCCACTTGTATGAAGAATAAATCTTAATGATCTACCAGACACAACTCTTTTTCATACTACAATCTATGTTATAAGAACTTCCTTTTACTCTTATCACCTCGTTTTTCTCTTCATAGAAATTTCTTTGTAAATAACTATGTTCACAATACACCacatttaaaacttattttctttaagTTAAGAATATGCTCTCTCACTTAGTCAACAACTGACTTACTAGTGGATTAAGCATGTGTTGCAATTCACTTAGCAAaatttcactacaaaaaagaaggacATTActgaaggccagaagccctcggaaacagcccaaaaccgtcggtaaaaggtaattaccgaaggcttattaacggccaaagagccctcggtaaatcgcttgtcgctaacatttatcgagggctttcgcccttcggtaattaccgagggccaaaagccttcggtaatggcCCTCGGTAATTTTCGAAGggcgaaaaaaaaaaacagggcgCTGGGCTGCTGCAGAATGTGAGACTCTCTGTAAAGTCGCGCCCGCCGCGCCTGGGCGTGAGACTCTCTATATCACTTCTTCCTCACTTCTCATTACAACCATCTCCTAAATATAGCTAACTTATGATCATATTCTATGCTTCTATCACCCAAGTACAAAACGCAATGAGAAAATAAATGCTTCTCCATACACAGATGTCACAgacctctaggcttggtttgGACAAGAAGTAACATGTCTAGTGTTTGGAGAATATAACGAACAAAAAATTTAAGGCAAAAGTGTATAGAGAAGCATGCAAGAGAGAGTGAAAGCAACCTCTAACGCCAGAGGTAGAAACAGATAAAATGCAACAATCACTCCAAAGTAAGATGTAGCCAATGTCCACTTCCTATATTGAAACAATGCTACGGTAGGAAGATGTAATTTGGTGAAATGGTGCAAAAGTAACCAAAGGAACAGTAAAGATGAACTTTGATGCACCAAATATATGTATAGAAACAACCAAACTGTGCCAAAATCTACTGAATCACACTATCACTTGTTGAGTTccaaatttcaaacaaaaatggGAAGTCAAACTATGATTTTGCAGATTTAATGAAAATGGACCAAGGCAACAGTtgaaacaagtttcaaatggtGAAATACACTTGCACAAATGTTTAAAATGCTCTGAAATAGGCAGAGTCACCAAAACAAGGTTGCAGTTGCTAAAAGTGcagaaaaatgaactaaaattgtTGGAGAATTGAGAAAGTAGTGCATTCAAAGCTGGATAACTCAATTAAAGACTCAAAGAATGCCTAAAAACACTACATCTAACTACAGATAAACAGCTAGCAGAATTGAAGCACCTAATACCAAACAAAGACTATAAGCACGGTGCAAAAAGATACTAGATAAGTTGTGACAACACTGGTTTACAAAATTTTGAATCAACTCAATTATGCTTTTGACAAATCAGTGGTTAATCAGAGTTTGTACAACTTGAAACATGTTTAGAAACTTCAAACAAACTTGCACCAAGATTTAGAGACACAAAATCTGGTCAGAAACAATTTGCACAATATGAACCGAGAATTATATTTGAATGCAGAATTTGAAACCAGATTGTGATGAACTCAACCACTAATTCTACTATTCTGTGATGAATATGAGTTGGAATTACTTTAGACACAGTTGAAATCACTAGGCAAACTTGGACAAAGCTTGAAAACCATCAAATCTGGATGAAAACCACATGATATCAAATTAATCCAGAAATGatgttttatgcagattttgcTACTGGAATCAATATTTGCAATGCTACTGGACAACAATTTAATTGACTCAAGAATGTGTAAATAAGACATTTCTTGTAGTGCATATGGAAATAATCGTTCTAAATACAGTCCAATTTAGATTATAGAAATTGATGAAAGAGAcctcatataaaaaataatccattATTCTCTCTAATTCTTTTGAACAAAAGACAATGGAAAATGCTTATTATGGTATGAATCAGGTTCCAGACTAAGGTAAAGCAAGAAAGCTTCAATGATATTCAGAATAGGTCTATCTTGATTGAGAGAAGGATTGAACTTTAAGAAAAAGAGTTTGATGCATTCCAAAGAGCACTAGAGACCAAGCATTGAAGTATATTAGCCAAGCTTGATTTTAGATTATATCGAATCAAACCAAACGTAAAAATCAACAACTTCTACAGGCACATCATGCATATGATCAAGCACATTGAAATCAATTTCAAGCTCACACACATCAGCATCAAAATCCATTTCATAGTACTGAAGCACCAAAACATGGTCAGCAGCTTccctaatttttttcaaatactcTTTGGACTTTCTGAAATCAGTTTGTACTTCCAGCACAATAGGTTCAGCTTTAAAATCAGAATTTAAATCAACAGTACAACTAATTTCAGAATGAGGTTCAGTACTATCATCATCATAATACACATTTTCACTCAATTGAACATTAGCAGTGGTAAATTCAGATATAGGGACAACAACAAAGCTATTACAATCATGAATCACAGTCAACTCCCTAAAACCATCAACTAGCTTTTCAAAATGAGTATCAGTGTAATTATGGTCATAAGGTTCACATACACATTCAGAAATATCAACAGATGCACTCATATAATCATCACTCATCAGAGAATTggaattatcaaaatttaaagcATAATATGAATCAGTGAAAGAAGGATTAGAGTATACAGAGGTGGTAGGACACTCAATCTCTTGAAATTCTGGGGCAGCAGCTACCATCAGTGGTGCTTCATTGTTTGTTGCCCCTTTCTCCTCTTCATTTTTCCTTGTCAGCTGATTGATAACAGTCACCATTTGAGCCACTTGGGTGGTGATTTCTTGAACTCGTCGTTgatactgtaacatcccaattattaTAGCATTAAACTATAATAGAGTTCTTACATCATTGATACAATAGAACAGTTGATAGGAGGAGGAATAACAGTTTTCCTCATTATTATACAAACCCTCACTCATAATTCAAACTAAATACAATTCAAGCTTAAAATAGAGACTAAAAATATAAGTCTCATTCTTATAACTAAGCTTCCGTCGATCCTCCATCTAAAGCTTGCTCCACCGGCATATCACTAACTTCTGCTCCCACCCactggatgatcatcgccagacaaaatacataacacaaaataacaaccacacaacagacaaagcaagggtgagctaatgcaaCATAAAATGTTaaggtaaattaaattaataaccaatTTTCCAACTTACAagttaaattactcaataatacaataaacataCCATACTCATTGTAAATTCACTCATCCAGATAatcgtatgaatattgaactcttAGCTAGTTCTACACTTACAGTGGTACTTTACTCAGCTACATcctatcctactctgtcccccAAATTGGATCTTCGGATATGGATGCACTTAATCGCTAACTCAATTAttctatcctactctgtcccccaaactggatcttcggatatgaATAAAACCACTGAAGCTACATCCTTCCTACTCTGTCCACCCCATGGTGGATCTTTGGTAAGGATTTCCCACTCTCCACCACAAAGctttctctctaagtgagatcGAGACTATTGAGAGCATAAGAATGAACCCCTAAATCGGAGTTCCTATATTCATACGTACAGTACTTGACATAAAAACAATAaggagttcctccttggaactctattCTACACtttccattcataaatacaCATGTTACCATATTCTCATCTTTAGTCATATCTTAAGAAAATAACTCTTACATACTCAGACATTTCACATCCTCACAgaaacatcacttattaacacataaCTCTTTATGATCTATTAAGTCGAACCCTTAAGTAGTTCAAACAGCTTGGATACCCTCACCCATGGCTccggaagggtcaaaaacccccatatcgacctaaagaacgtccaaaacggacatccagaactcccaaaacgtcaaaaacatcaaaaacactaaatttgtcACGCATAACTCGCTCCAACGAGTTGACTCATTTTACTCAAGCGAATTTACCATTCTAAAATCACGAAAATTCACCTCACAGGCTATATCGACTATTCCTTTCATCGTACAGACTTCCTAGACGTCCAAAAACTCATCTCCTATCAACAACCCATattcatccaaatcttataaacatctaaactaaacatataattaaaaggcagcggataattagtacaatccaaaatttccgatcaaaaacctagtctccttttaaatccataaacagattcaaaatcttCGATCTATACGTAtacctaaaaaaaaaacttccaccgattcaaaatacttaatacgaacaagatctcttcaaaattatcaaaacagaAGCATATCCCAATTCCCAAccgtacatcaattcaaaagatacaacagaagcagaatttcattctaaaatcataaagagaatcaaaatcctaaacatataccaaatttaagatcatacagaaacaaaaagactcaaggttagctccccttacggttTTCTCCTTAGCTATCCTTTCGAAAACACTTTGCGAACGTTCCCCCGACTCAAATCACAGCTCTAAAGTTCCTCTGCTCCAAAACCTTCGTACACTAGCCTTTGGTTCAACTTAGGAACCATTCCAACCCCTGGGACGTCCTTAAATAGCCAAACATTTGGCTAGAAACGCGTTTAAACAGTAAAACGCGTTTAAACAGTCAAAAACGCGTCAAAAACGTGTCCACTCACTCGGACAACTTTGTCAGTCTGGTTGAACCCCTTCCCGATGTCGGAATTACGCGTATGAGTACTTGAATCGAAGCtatttgagtctactttctaatggagAAAGAATTAACTcaatatctaatttataaaaaaagttataattgaaATACTAAACCTTGTCAAAGTCGACAGCATTGTATTTTGTACTATACTTCGTACTTTTGTTACAACTTGTTACATCTTGAGTTTCTTAGTCTCCTAATGACCCAAACTTactatttcttctaatttttagGGTCTTACATTCTTCCAACCTTTAAaatttttcgtcctcgaaaaatGCACTTGCTAATCAAACAGATGAGGATAGAAGgtcttcatttcttcttccaattccCATGTCATCTCTTGGGTCTTCTCATTCCACAATACTTTGACTGTACGAATATCCTTTCCTCTTAGTTGCTTCGCCTGAACATCAAGAATTCGTACTGGTTTTGCATCTAATGACAAATCCTCTCTGACTTGAACATCATCCACCTCGAGTACATGATCAGGACTTGACACATATTTCCTCAATTGAGAGACGTGAAATACATTGTGCAAGTTTGCCAGTTGAGGAGGTAGAGCAATCTCATATGCTACCGGTCCAATTCTCTTGATAACTTGGAATGGACCAAGAATCTTCGGAGACAACTTCTTGGATCTGATAGCTCTCCCTATTCCAGTCATCTGAGAAACTCGCAGAAACACGTGACTTCCCACTTCAAACTCAAGAGGCCTTCGCCTATGATCTGCATAAGACTTCTGTCTGCTCTGTGATGCCTTCATCCTTTCCTGTATCAGTTTCACCTTTTCTGTGGTTTGTTGAATTAATTCTGGTCCTAACATCACTGTTTCTCCTTCTTGGTACCAACATAGGGGTGTCTTACATCTCCTACCATACAGTGCTTCATATGGCGCCAtgtgtaagatccttgaaaatatttgtaagttaaaatgtaagatccataaaaaaaaatatttataattgtaaattttaacattttattagtaataataattttaatggatagaaaaatgtaaatttttggatataaagttatagtaattctagagggagagcttcaaatttttgataacttatttaggattttttttaagaaaagtgaatagtaaatagtaaatagtaaatagtgaatagtaaatagttaaaaaaaatatattaaaataaattgtggaagagaatactccacgtagaattaatcattcagagataagaatgatgaataaaaaataatttttgaatagtaaaaatgaatagtaaaagtgaatagtaaaaatgaatagtaaaaaatgaatagtaaaattttttggctataaatagccaaaggggggaggctgaaaatttgcacaaaaattctagagaaattgtgagagaagagagttggaggaaattatagttaaagaggggaaattctggaagtttccggagaacggtttgagaagaggaaactaagtctggaatagaggtaagggaagctaactttgagtatttctttttgtattatcttgagtcttgaatatgctataatttttcttttgtctgattttaaatcttgaatatggagtattttgtttctgtatgattttgaattttaaataagagtatgttttgtgttaatatccaagtgtgatagttgtaaaatatgatgttgattatgttatgccaattgtatgttattagtggtttatttttgtattttggaaggattagaaattgtctaaccggctctgccagattcaatttcttatttccccaaacattttattgttttccttatttatttttattgtttttttgaaaggattagaaattgtctaaccggctctgccagattcaatttcttgattccccaaactttttatttccttccgtatttattttattacatttttggaaggattagaagttgtctaaccggctctaccagattcaacttcttgtttccccaaactatttatttctttgcttatttattttattgcatttttggaaggattagaagttgtctaaccggctctgccagattcaacttcttatttccccagacatgtattgttcttgttatttaattatattgtattgatggatggattaaaagttgtctaaccggctctgccagattcaacttcttgtttccccatgaatttttatattaagattatttttatgattgtcaaatattgtattcttctatgaccatttatagtaatgttttattattgttaattgtttataattatcttgtatgaattctattatggatgtttattgtgatgaatttattgaatgagtttgttggctgaaattaatcttgttggaaggtttggaataagggttctgtaatagcttgtatatatgggtattaaatatataaacagtgtttgaggttgttgtgagaggaagtaaaattaggcattttaagatttagagcataagaaaacaaggcagataaattaaataaataaattgttaattattgaaggcctccctttgttggtaggatagaggaaccttaaaaacctgagttggcacatccctgatcatagagcagccttggcctggtccagtcagttgtgactagtcatatgtgctggcgtcgaaggtgagtttgatgcgttcagacatctgggtcctctccggtgaccaattggggtaaagaaaaatctctactaggatgaaaataaaataaaacaagttgattgtagatgcataatattatcatggtaaaaatttcatatatattttatttatcattacattgagcccagactttaatatgtagttcctaagatatgttgatatattttggttgatccatgatctttgtttggtgaaaatatgttgagttatactcggtatggtcaaaatgagtttataatatgaagtatgatatctggcaatatgtttaatttattgacaccaaaataggttattgtcaaattatgattagagaatgaacatgattgagttatgcggAGAAGaagttatgaattgttgatttgatgaaatgttggagtggataagaggatatgaaatgttgatttgatgaaatgttggagtagatataagaaatcattgcttatgaaatgatgtttcctacgggaagtagtatgttcggtttataccatgggagcttgatatgagcaaagtaacacctgaggtttatgaaagcaggcaacaagtggtctgaccataaggctttgacataaatatgtggttcataagttttatagaagcaggcagagagaggtctgaccataaggcttcagagattaatacatagtatacaggtgaggcttaaggaagcaggcagagagcggtctgaccataaggcttcgtgagtaagcatggtaaaattgtaaggtttatgaaattgaggaagttgattttgataatgatgaattaatgacatcggggtaatgatattttagtaattgtagaaatacatgtttgaactattcttattacaagtttaatgattgatatgatatggttggcttacccttatttgcttgttctatgatcatataactcatgttatatgtgattagataatg
Protein-coding sequences here:
- the LOC128197326 gene encoding uncharacterized protein LOC128197326 isoform X1 gives rise to the protein MLQYQRRVQEITTQVAQMVTVINQLTRKNEEEKGATNNEAPLMVAAAPEFQEIECPTTSVYSNPSFTDSYYALNFDNSNSLMSDDYMSASVDISECVCEPYDHNYTDTHFEKLVDGFRELTVIHDCNSFVVVPISEFTTANVQLSENVYYDDDSTEPHSEISCTVDLNSDFKAEPIVLEVQTDFRKSKEYLKKIREAADHVLVLQYYEMDFDADVCELEIDFNVLDHMHDVPVEVVDFYVWFDSI
- the LOC128197545 gene encoding uncharacterized protein LOC128197545, with product MAPYEALYGRRCKTPLCWYQEGETVMLGPELIQQTTEKVKLIQERMKASQSRQKSYADHRRRPLEFEVGSHVFLRVSQMTGIGRAIRSKKLSPKILGPFQVIKRIGPVAYEIALPPQLANLHNVFHVSQLRKYVSSPDHVLEVDDVQVREDLSLDAKPVRILDVQAKQLRGKDIRTVKVLWNEKTQEMTWELEEEMKTFYPHLFD
- the LOC128197326 gene encoding uncharacterized protein LOC128197326 isoform X2 → MVTVINQLTRKNEEEKGATNNEAPLMVAAAPEFQEIECPTTSVYSNPSFTDSYYALNFDNSNSLMSDDYMSASVDISECVCEPYDHNYTDTHFEKLVDGFRELTVIHDCNSFVVVPISEFTTANVQLSENVYYDDDSTEPHSEISCTVDLNSDFKAEPIVLEVQTDFRKSKEYLKKIREAADHVLVLQYYEMDFDADVCELEIDFNVLDHMHDVPVEVVDFYVWFDSI